One Microbacterium sp. zg-B96 genomic region harbors:
- a CDS encoding 3'-5' exonuclease, which produces MTMWQPEPLLDFPEPERIPAWTRLVGVFDLETTGVDVETDRIVTAHVGVIDGSGAVVHARDWIADPGVEIPEGATAVHGITTAHARAEGRAAPEVVADVVAALRGLFAAGIPVVAYNACYDFSLLKHEAVRHGIRPLKTPGPVIDPLVVDKAHDRFRRGKRTLEAVAAHYAVPLEGAHDACADAVAAGRVAQALAERFGAQLPPTAQELHTLQIAWARAQAASLTEYFVKIGRLDADDKLDGSWPVR; this is translated from the coding sequence ATGACGATGTGGCAACCCGAGCCGCTCCTCGATTTCCCCGAGCCCGAGCGCATTCCCGCGTGGACGCGGCTGGTGGGTGTGTTCGATCTGGAGACCACCGGTGTCGACGTGGAGACCGACCGCATCGTCACGGCCCACGTCGGCGTGATCGACGGCTCCGGTGCCGTCGTGCATGCCCGGGACTGGATCGCGGACCCCGGCGTGGAGATCCCCGAGGGCGCCACCGCGGTGCACGGCATCACCACCGCGCACGCGCGTGCCGAGGGGCGCGCCGCGCCCGAGGTGGTCGCCGATGTGGTCGCGGCGCTGCGCGGCCTGTTCGCCGCCGGCATCCCGGTGGTCGCCTACAACGCGTGCTACGACTTCTCGCTGCTCAAGCACGAGGCGGTGCGCCACGGCATCCGCCCGCTGAAGACCCCCGGGCCGGTCATCGATCCGCTCGTCGTCGACAAGGCACACGACCGCTTCCGGCGCGGCAAGCGCACGCTCGAGGCCGTCGCGGCGCACTACGCGGTGCCGCTGGAGGGCGCCCACGACGCCTGCGCCGACGCCGTCGCCGCCGGCCGGGTGGCACAGGCGCTCGCGGAGCGCTTCGGCGCGCAGCTGCCGCCCACCGCGCAGGAGCTGCACACCCTGCAGATCGCCTGGGCTCGCGCCCAAGCCGCGAGCCTGACGGAGTATTTCGTCAAGATCGGCCGGCTCGATGCGGACGACAAGCTCGACGGCAGCTGGCCGGTGCGCTGA
- a CDS encoding alpha-ketoacid dehydrogenase subunit beta, translated as MTELTMAKALNAALDRVLTDDPAVLLLGEDIGALGGVFRVTDGLLAGHGAARVIDTPLAESGIMGAAVGMAFRGFRPVVELQFDGFVYPAFDQIVCQVAKMHYRTRGAVRMPLTVRVPWAGGVGAAEHHSESPEAYFVHTSGLRVVAVSNPADAYLMLRQAIASDDPVVFFEPKRLYHAKGEVDLDADLADAPPMGLARIVREGTDATIVTYGAQVTTALQAATAAEDDGLSLEVIDLRSLSPVDYDTVAASVRKTGRVVITHEAPGEAGVGAEVSAGITERCFHHLEAPPVRVTGHDIPYPPAKLERHHLPDLDRILDAVDRVLQRPNSLTGVEL; from the coding sequence ATGACCGAACTCACGATGGCCAAGGCCCTCAACGCCGCGCTGGATCGCGTGCTGACCGACGACCCGGCCGTGCTGCTGCTGGGCGAGGACATCGGTGCGCTCGGCGGCGTCTTCCGGGTGACCGACGGCTTGCTGGCCGGCCACGGCGCCGCGAGGGTGATCGATACGCCGCTGGCCGAATCCGGCATCATGGGCGCCGCGGTCGGCATGGCGTTCCGCGGGTTCCGCCCGGTGGTCGAGCTGCAGTTCGACGGGTTCGTGTACCCCGCCTTCGACCAGATCGTGTGCCAGGTCGCCAAGATGCACTATCGCACGCGTGGGGCGGTGCGGATGCCGCTGACGGTGCGCGTGCCCTGGGCCGGCGGTGTCGGGGCCGCCGAGCACCACTCCGAGTCACCGGAGGCGTACTTCGTGCACACCTCGGGGCTGCGTGTGGTCGCCGTGTCGAACCCGGCGGACGCCTATCTGATGCTGCGGCAGGCGATCGCCTCCGACGACCCGGTCGTTTTTTTCGAACCGAAGCGGCTTTATCACGCCAAGGGCGAGGTCGACCTCGACGCGGACCTGGCCGACGCCCCGCCGATGGGCCTGGCGCGGATCGTCCGGGAGGGGACGGATGCCACGATCGTCACCTACGGCGCACAGGTCACCACTGCACTGCAGGCGGCCACGGCCGCGGAGGACGACGGGCTGTCGCTGGAGGTGATCGACCTGCGATCGCTGTCGCCGGTGGACTACGACACCGTCGCGGCATCCGTGCGCAAGACCGGACGCGTCGTGATCACCCACGAGGCGCCGGGGGAGGCCGGCGTCGGCGCGGAGGTGTCCGCCGGCATCACCGAGCGCTGCTTCCACCACCTCGAGGCGCCGCCGGTGCGGGTCACCGGGCACGACATCCCCTACCCGCCGGCGAAGCTCGAGCGACACCACCTGCCGGACCTCGACCGCATCCTCGACGCCGTGGACCGGGTGCTACAGCGGCCCAACAGCCTCACCGGGGTGGAGCTGTGA
- a CDS encoding carboxyl transferase domain-containing protein: MSAPVAEPTQRELAESLRTRLAAVAAGGGDAARERHRARGKLLPRERITRLLDEGSAFLELAPLAAEGLYDAQAPAAGVVAGIGLVQGRQVMVICNDATVKGGTYYPLTVKKHLRAQEVALENRLPCIYLVDSGGAYLPMQDEVFPDRDHFGRIFYNQARLSAAGIPQLSAVLGSCTAGGAYVPAMSDETVIVRGQGTIFLGGPPLVKAAIGEVVTAEELGGGELHARRSGVADHLAEDDEHALEIIRDIVQTLPPPADPAWRVHEPAEPQAPAADLYDIVPVDVAQPYDARQVIDRIVDGDSGHEFKREYGTPLITTFARIHGHPVGILANNGVLFGESALKGAHFIELCDQRGIPLVFLQNISGFMVGRDAEAAGIAKDGAKMVTAVATTRVPKLTVVIGGSFGAGNYAMCGRAYSPRFLWSWPGSRISVMGGAQAASVLATVKADQLTARDESWSAEDRAAFEAPVRAQFALQSDPYYATARLWDDGIIDPVDTRDVLGLALDVVSRVPLPDPGFGLFRM, encoded by the coding sequence ATGAGCGCACCGGTCGCCGAACCCACTCAGCGGGAACTCGCGGAAAGCCTGCGCACGCGCCTCGCCGCCGTGGCCGCCGGCGGGGGAGACGCGGCACGGGAACGGCATCGTGCCCGCGGCAAACTGCTGCCCCGGGAGCGGATCACGCGCCTGCTCGACGAGGGCAGCGCGTTCCTGGAACTGGCTCCGCTGGCGGCAGAAGGACTCTACGACGCTCAGGCGCCCGCCGCCGGCGTCGTCGCAGGGATCGGCCTGGTGCAGGGCCGTCAGGTGATGGTGATCTGCAACGATGCCACCGTCAAGGGCGGCACGTATTACCCCCTCACCGTCAAGAAGCACCTGCGCGCGCAGGAGGTCGCGTTGGAGAACCGGCTGCCCTGCATCTACCTCGTCGACTCCGGCGGGGCCTACCTGCCGATGCAGGACGAGGTGTTCCCCGACCGCGACCACTTCGGCCGCATCTTCTACAACCAGGCGCGGCTGTCCGCCGCCGGCATCCCGCAGCTGTCGGCGGTGCTCGGATCGTGCACCGCCGGTGGTGCGTATGTGCCGGCGATGAGCGACGAGACCGTCATCGTGCGCGGACAGGGCACGATCTTCCTGGGCGGGCCGCCGCTGGTGAAGGCGGCCATCGGCGAGGTCGTCACGGCGGAGGAGCTGGGCGGGGGAGAACTGCACGCCCGCCGGTCCGGCGTCGCCGATCATCTCGCCGAGGATGACGAGCACGCCCTGGAGATCATCCGCGACATCGTACAGACACTGCCGCCGCCGGCGGACCCCGCGTGGCGGGTGCACGAGCCGGCCGAGCCCCAGGCGCCGGCCGCCGACCTCTACGACATCGTCCCGGTCGACGTGGCCCAGCCCTACGACGCCCGCCAGGTCATCGACCGCATCGTGGACGGCGACAGCGGGCACGAGTTCAAGCGGGAGTACGGCACCCCCCTGATCACGACGTTCGCCCGCATCCACGGTCACCCGGTCGGCATCCTCGCCAACAACGGGGTGCTGTTCGGCGAATCGGCGCTCAAGGGCGCGCACTTCATCGAGCTGTGCGACCAACGAGGCATTCCGCTGGTGTTCCTGCAGAACATCTCCGGGTTCATGGTGGGCCGCGACGCCGAGGCTGCCGGCATCGCCAAGGACGGGGCGAAGATGGTCACCGCGGTCGCCACGACCCGGGTGCCCAAGCTCACCGTCGTGATCGGCGGCTCCTTCGGCGCCGGCAACTACGCCATGTGCGGCCGCGCCTACTCGCCACGGTTCCTGTGGAGCTGGCCGGGCAGCCGCATCTCGGTGATGGGCGGCGCGCAGGCGGCATCCGTGCTCGCCACCGTGAAAGCCGACCAACTCACGGCCCGGGACGAAAGCTGGAGCGCCGAGGACCGCGCCGCCTTCGAAGCACCCGTGCGGGCGCAGTTCGCCCTGCAGAGCGACCCGTATTACGCCACCGCCCGGCTGTGGGACGACGGCATCATCGACCCCGTCGACACCCGCGACGTGCTGGGGCTGGCCCTGGACGTCGTCTCGCGGGTGCCGCTCCCCGACCCCGGCTTCGGCCTGTTCCGGATGTGA
- a CDS encoding TetR/AcrR family transcriptional regulator, whose product MATGPTHRDRAKADRQAALVREAARLFADRGFAGVSLEDLGTAVGFSGPAVYRHFPNKQALLGEILVGVSRTLLEGGREVVAAGGTPDEALDALIAFHVDFALSSADVIRVQDRELASLGEADLHTVRRLQREYVELWVEVLSRRRPSPSAADQRVRAHACFGLINSTPHSLQAARDGSADADVRGILREMARASLTA is encoded by the coding sequence ATGGCAACGGGACCGACCCACCGCGACCGCGCGAAGGCGGACCGCCAGGCGGCGCTCGTGCGCGAGGCCGCTCGGCTGTTCGCCGACCGCGGGTTCGCCGGGGTGAGTCTGGAGGATCTGGGCACGGCCGTCGGCTTTTCCGGCCCGGCCGTGTACCGGCATTTCCCCAACAAGCAGGCTCTGCTGGGCGAGATCCTGGTGGGAGTGAGCCGCACCCTGCTCGAGGGCGGCCGCGAGGTGGTCGCCGCAGGCGGAACCCCCGACGAGGCGCTGGATGCGCTCATCGCGTTCCATGTGGACTTCGCGCTGTCGTCGGCGGACGTCATCCGCGTGCAGGACCGGGAGCTGGCCAGCCTCGGCGAGGCCGACCTCCACACCGTGCGTCGCCTGCAGCGCGAATACGTCGAGCTGTGGGTCGAGGTGCTCTCGCGCCGCCGGCCGTCGCCGTCGGCCGCCGACCAGCGGGTGCGCGCGCATGCCTGCTTCGGACTCATCAACTCCACGCCCCACAGCCTGCAGGCCGCCCGTGACGGTTCCGCGGACGCAGATGTGCGAGGCATCCTGCGCGAGATGGCGCGCGCCAGCCTCACCGCCTGA
- a CDS encoding CGNR zinc finger domain-containing protein: protein MLFARDTTLALAAAVDLVNTMPETDVDGTDRLETREDLQRFLAVHPYTGSFTHDQREVDAVRGIRPRLRALWLTDRAGAVPLVNAMLRDGHALPQLVIHEGYDWHIHAAGDEAPFATRILVETAMAFVDIIRSDAYERVRECSADDCLSVYIDYSKNGSKRYCDTGNCGNRMNVNAYRRRKAAESA from the coding sequence ATGCTTTTCGCTCGTGACACCACGCTGGCCCTCGCGGCGGCGGTCGACCTGGTCAACACCATGCCCGAAACCGACGTCGACGGCACGGACCGACTCGAAACCCGGGAGGATCTGCAGCGGTTCCTCGCCGTGCACCCCTACACCGGGTCGTTCACCCACGACCAGCGCGAAGTGGATGCCGTGCGCGGCATCCGCCCCCGGCTGCGCGCGCTGTGGCTGACCGATCGGGCAGGGGCGGTCCCCCTCGTCAACGCCATGCTGCGCGATGGTCACGCCCTGCCGCAGCTGGTGATCCACGAAGGCTACGACTGGCACATCCACGCCGCCGGGGACGAGGCGCCGTTCGCCACGCGCATCCTGGTGGAGACGGCGATGGCGTTCGTCGACATAATCCGCTCCGACGCCTATGAACGGGTGCGGGAATGCTCAGCCGACGACTGCCTCTCGGTGTACATCGACTACTCCAAGAACGGCTCGAAGCGCTACTGCGACACCGGCAACTGCGGCAATCGCATGAACGTCAACGCGTACCGTCGTCGGAAGGCTGCAGAAAGCGCCTGA
- a CDS encoding dihydrolipoamide acetyltransferase family protein — protein sequence MIAEFRLPDLGEGLPEAELVTWLVAEGDEVTLNQTLAEVETAKAIVELPSPHAGRIAALHAAPGEVIAVGSVIVSVEVTTQTDALAEATPAPQPETAEPAPAAHLVGYGAAPPSSGRPQRRRRTIRTAVAADADVLQAAPHDAVRTLESEHPHGERPRSTPPVRRLARELGVDLAQVTPTGAEGLATRADVEAFARHADTPPPATEGEVTRIPVRGIRRHTAEAMVRSAFTAPHATVFLTVDVTETMRLLASLREDRQLTGHRIGILAVVAKAVCLALPRHPMLNARWEGEEIVLFHRVHLGIAAATDRGLLVPNVKDAGTLTLVELADAITQLTETARAGRTAPAALAGGTFSITNMGVFGVDAGTPILNPGEAGILALGTVRRTPWEHDGQIALRDVLTLSLSFDHRLVDGEQGARFLAEVGALLREPGRAMLVA from the coding sequence GTGATCGCCGAGTTCCGGCTGCCGGATCTGGGTGAAGGCCTGCCGGAGGCGGAGCTGGTGACCTGGCTCGTGGCGGAGGGTGACGAGGTGACGCTGAACCAGACCCTCGCGGAGGTGGAGACCGCCAAGGCCATTGTGGAGCTGCCCTCGCCGCACGCGGGGCGCATCGCGGCGCTGCACGCGGCACCCGGCGAGGTGATCGCCGTGGGCAGCGTGATCGTCTCGGTCGAGGTCACGACCCAGACCGACGCGCTCGCCGAAGCGACCCCGGCGCCCCAACCGGAGACCGCCGAACCCGCGCCCGCCGCGCATCTGGTCGGCTACGGCGCCGCACCGCCATCCTCCGGCCGCCCGCAACGCCGCAGGCGCACCATCCGCACAGCAGTCGCCGCCGACGCCGATGTACTGCAGGCGGCGCCGCACGATGCCGTCCGCACCCTGGAATCTGAGCACCCGCACGGCGAGCGCCCCCGCTCCACTCCGCCGGTGCGCCGGCTGGCCAGGGAACTCGGCGTCGATCTGGCACAGGTGACCCCCACCGGAGCCGAGGGCCTGGCAACCCGCGCCGACGTCGAGGCGTTCGCGCGGCACGCAGATACACCGCCCCCGGCGACCGAGGGCGAGGTCACCCGCATCCCCGTCCGCGGCATCCGTCGTCACACCGCCGAGGCAATGGTGCGCAGCGCCTTCACGGCGCCCCACGCCACCGTCTTTCTCACCGTCGACGTGACCGAGACGATGCGGCTGCTCGCCTCGCTGCGCGAGGACCGGCAGCTGACCGGCCACCGCATCGGCATTCTCGCCGTCGTCGCCAAGGCGGTGTGCCTCGCACTGCCGCGGCATCCGATGCTCAACGCCCGCTGGGAGGGCGAGGAGATCGTGCTGTTCCACCGGGTGCACCTGGGCATCGCCGCGGCGACCGACCGGGGGCTCCTGGTGCCGAACGTGAAGGATGCCGGCACCCTCACGCTGGTCGAACTCGCCGACGCGATCACGCAGCTGACCGAGACCGCGCGTGCCGGCCGTACGGCGCCGGCTGCACTGGCGGGCGGGACGTTCTCGATCACCAACATGGGCGTGTTCGGAGTGGATGCCGGCACCCCGATCCTCAATCCGGGTGAGGCGGGGATCCTGGCGCTGGGCACCGTGCGACGCACCCCGTGGGAGCACGACGGGCAGATCGCGCTGCGTGACGTGCTGACCCTCAGCCTGTCCTTCGACCACCGGCTCGTCGACGGCGAGCAGGGTGCGCGGTTCCTGGCGGAGGTGGGCGCGCTGCTGCGGGAGCCGGGCCGGGCGATGCTGGTCGCGTGA
- a CDS encoding DMT family transporter, producing MTTSTVASSLAVAGTPRVATSGLIMAVTSAFAFSSSGPLVKPLLEAGWSLGAALLVRMGLAGLILSPALVRAIRRERGFLRRHGGIVVAFGLTAVAGCQLFYFGAMQRMPVAVALLIQYIAPVLLVGWVWLRTRRAPSALVIGGSVVAMAGLVLVVDLTGARFDLLGTLLALCAAVCAAAYFAIAERSGDRLPPLALAAGGLLTGTALVGVLLLTGILPFAAPAVTVVVAGMALPWWVPLGWVAALGTTVGYALGVMAVPRTGARVASFVGLSEVLFTLMLAWLLLGEAPAPVQFVGGALVLTGVVLVRMDAAAPASPASAAVSSPASPKSVAAGSPVL from the coding sequence ATGACCACATCCACTGTTGCATCCTCGCTCGCCGTCGCGGGGACGCCACGCGTCGCGACGTCGGGGCTGATCATGGCCGTGACCTCGGCTTTCGCCTTCTCCTCGAGCGGACCGCTGGTGAAGCCGCTGCTGGAGGCGGGGTGGTCCCTGGGGGCCGCGCTGCTGGTGCGCATGGGGCTGGCCGGGCTCATCCTGTCCCCGGCGCTGGTGCGGGCGATCCGTCGGGAGCGCGGATTCCTCCGCCGCCACGGCGGCATCGTCGTCGCCTTCGGGCTGACCGCGGTCGCCGGCTGTCAGCTGTTCTACTTCGGCGCCATGCAGCGGATGCCGGTGGCCGTGGCCCTGCTCATCCAGTACATCGCGCCCGTGCTGCTGGTCGGCTGGGTATGGCTGCGCACGCGGCGGGCACCGTCCGCTCTGGTCATCGGCGGGTCGGTCGTCGCGATGGCGGGACTCGTGCTCGTGGTGGACCTCACCGGCGCGCGTTTCGACCTGCTCGGCACGCTGCTGGCGCTGTGCGCCGCGGTGTGTGCGGCGGCGTACTTCGCGATCGCCGAGCGCAGTGGCGACCGGCTCCCGCCGCTGGCCCTCGCCGCCGGCGGGCTGCTGACCGGCACCGCCCTCGTCGGCGTGCTGCTGCTGACGGGCATCCTGCCCTTCGCCGCGCCCGCCGTGACGGTCGTGGTGGCAGGGATGGCGTTGCCGTGGTGGGTCCCGCTCGGCTGGGTGGCCGCGCTCGGCACGACCGTCGGCTACGCCCTGGGGGTCATGGCCGTGCCGCGGACCGGCGCGCGCGTGGCGTCGTTCGTCGGTCTGTCCGAGGTGCTGTTCACGCTGATGCTCGCCTGGCTGCTCCTGGGCGAGGCGCCCGCGCCGGTGCAGTTCGTCGGGGGCGCGCTGGTGCTCACCGGTGTGGTGCTGGTGCGGATGGATGCCGCGGCGCCCGCGTCACCGGCATCCGCTGCCGTCTCGTCGCCCGCGTCGCCCAAGAGCGTCGCCGCGGGCTCGCCCGTCCTCTAA
- a CDS encoding alpha/beta hydrolase: MAAAHPYAQSLARIPVRRHEVPVQGGVTAYWEYGPADAEQTIVAVHGFRGEHHGLEPVVAHLDGIRILMPDLPGFGETAPLPHRRHDLAAYAQWLTDFVAATAPGAVILGHSFGSIVVAAAVAGGLATPRVILVNPIGAPALEGPRGILTRLAVFYYFAGAKLPKSLGSALLRSRLIVRVMSMSMAKTRDKALRRFVHDQHDTYFSRFADRDVLHDAFLASVSNDIRAHAPAIAQPTLLVAAVQDDITSIEAERHLVTLFPDAQLVEIDGVGHLIHYETPQPAAEAIRRFLQPSDDGTR; the protein is encoded by the coding sequence ATGGCCGCCGCGCACCCGTACGCACAGTCGCTCGCGCGCATCCCGGTGCGCCGCCACGAGGTGCCGGTGCAGGGCGGCGTGACCGCCTACTGGGAATACGGTCCGGCCGATGCGGAGCAGACGATCGTCGCGGTGCACGGCTTCCGCGGCGAGCACCACGGCCTTGAGCCGGTGGTCGCCCACCTTGACGGCATCCGCATCCTCATGCCCGATCTGCCGGGGTTCGGCGAGACCGCGCCGCTGCCGCACCGCCGCCACGATCTGGCCGCTTACGCGCAGTGGCTCACCGACTTCGTCGCGGCGACCGCGCCCGGCGCGGTGATCCTCGGCCACTCGTTCGGATCGATCGTCGTCGCCGCGGCCGTCGCCGGCGGACTGGCGACCCCGCGCGTCATCCTGGTCAACCCGATCGGCGCGCCGGCGCTGGAAGGCCCGCGCGGCATCCTCACTCGCCTGGCGGTGTTCTACTACTTCGCCGGCGCGAAACTTCCGAAGTCGCTGGGTAGCGCGCTGCTGCGCAGCCGCCTGATCGTGCGGGTCATGAGCATGTCGATGGCCAAGACCCGCGACAAGGCGCTGCGCCGTTTCGTGCACGACCAGCACGACACCTACTTCTCCCGCTTCGCCGACCGCGATGTGCTGCACGACGCGTTCCTCGCGTCGGTGTCCAACGACATCCGCGCGCACGCGCCCGCCATCGCCCAGCCGACGCTGCTGGTGGCCGCCGTGCAGGACGACATCACCTCGATCGAGGCCGAGCGGCACCTGGTGACGCTGTTCCCGGACGCGCAGCTGGTCGAGATCGACGGCGTCGGGCACCTCATCCACTACGAGACGCCGCAGCCGGCGGCCGAGGCCATCAGGCGCTTTCTGCAGCCTTCCGACGACGGTACGCGTTGA
- a CDS encoding Lrp/AsnC family transcriptional regulator produces MTALDHVDLALLDALADDPRATVVALADRLSLSRNTVQARMSKLDRAGVFLSYERAIAPHALGYPIEALLEVVVRQPDLPQITQHLADIPEVIQAHGVSGQVDLVVRVAARDTQHLFDIDARILGIDGVERTETSLVMDEVIGFRVRPLMALAGQQG; encoded by the coding sequence ATGACTGCTCTCGACCATGTCGACCTCGCCCTTTTGGACGCCCTCGCCGACGATCCGCGCGCCACTGTCGTGGCCCTGGCGGACCGCCTCAGCCTGTCGCGCAACACAGTACAGGCACGGATGTCCAAGCTCGACCGCGCCGGGGTGTTCCTCTCGTACGAGCGGGCGATCGCCCCGCACGCCCTGGGTTACCCGATCGAGGCGCTGCTCGAGGTCGTCGTACGGCAGCCGGATCTCCCGCAGATCACCCAGCACCTCGCCGACATCCCCGAAGTGATCCAGGCGCACGGCGTGAGCGGTCAGGTGGATCTGGTCGTCCGGGTCGCGGCACGCGACACCCAGCACCTGTTCGACATCGACGCCCGCATCCTCGGCATCGACGGGGTTGAGCGCACCGAGACATCCCTCGTCATGGACGAGGTCATCGGCTTCCGGGTGCGCCCGCTCATGGCGCTGGCGGGCCAGCAGGGCTGA
- a CDS encoding thiamine pyrophosphate-dependent enzyme, with protein MAYPPSTAAQPATDVGSVARLITPDGERVSDPALDRWATDVDDALLSDLYRDMVRTRRLDTEGVALQRQGQLGLWAPSLGQEAAQVGTARALRGSDFVFPSYRELGVQLVRGATPTQLIQVWRGEEQSMGDPFARGTAGPQIIIGAQTLHAVGYAMGIQRSARPDGARADDVAVAYFGDGASSQGDVNEAMVFAASFGAPVVFVCCNNQWAISEPVAVQSRFPLARRAPAFGIPSLRIDGNDVLAGFAAMRWALERARSGAGPAYIEAVTYRMGPHTTADDPTRYRDPAELELWRGRDPLTRVETLLRARGALDDAAAADIAAEADHLAAQMRAACLSYRTREPLTIFDEVYAEPHTGLERQRRAYAAYLAGFEEDQR; from the coding sequence ATGGCGTATCCCCCGAGCACAGCGGCCCAGCCCGCAACCGATGTCGGAAGTGTAGCCCGGCTGATCACGCCCGACGGCGAGCGCGTCTCGGATCCGGCACTCGATCGCTGGGCGACAGACGTCGACGACGCGCTGCTGTCGGACCTCTACCGCGACATGGTGCGCACCCGACGCCTCGACACCGAGGGCGTGGCGCTGCAGCGGCAGGGGCAACTCGGGCTGTGGGCACCGAGCCTGGGTCAGGAGGCCGCACAGGTCGGCACGGCGCGCGCCCTGCGCGGGAGTGACTTCGTATTCCCGAGCTACCGGGAGCTGGGCGTGCAGCTGGTGCGGGGGGCGACCCCCACCCAGCTGATCCAGGTCTGGCGCGGCGAAGAGCAGTCGATGGGCGACCCGTTCGCCCGCGGCACGGCAGGTCCTCAGATCATCATCGGCGCGCAGACCCTGCATGCCGTCGGCTACGCGATGGGCATCCAGCGCTCCGCCCGGCCCGACGGCGCGCGAGCGGACGATGTCGCGGTGGCGTACTTCGGGGACGGGGCGTCCAGCCAGGGCGATGTCAACGAGGCGATGGTGTTCGCGGCATCCTTCGGCGCGCCCGTCGTCTTCGTGTGCTGCAACAACCAGTGGGCCATCTCCGAGCCGGTCGCGGTGCAATCGCGGTTCCCGCTGGCCAGGCGCGCACCCGCGTTCGGCATCCCGAGCCTGCGTATCGACGGCAACGACGTGCTGGCCGGCTTCGCGGCGATGCGGTGGGCACTGGAGCGCGCCCGCAGCGGCGCCGGTCCCGCCTACATCGAGGCGGTGACCTACCGCATGGGTCCCCACACCACCGCTGACGACCCCACCCGCTATCGCGACCCTGCCGAGCTGGAACTGTGGCGCGGGCGCGATCCGCTCACCCGCGTCGAGACGCTGCTGCGCGCACGAGGCGCGCTGGACGATGCCGCCGCCGCCGATATCGCCGCGGAGGCCGACCACCTGGCCGCGCAGATGCGCGCTGCCTGCCTGTCGTACCGCACCCGGGAGCCGCTGACGATCTTCGACGAGGTGTACGCCGAGCCGCACACCGGGCTGGAGCGTCAGCGCCGCGCCTATGCCGCCTATCTCGCCGGATTCGAGGAGGACCAGCGATGA